One genomic region from Chelmon rostratus isolate fCheRos1 chromosome 11, fCheRos1.pri, whole genome shotgun sequence encodes:
- the prr18 gene encoding proline-rich protein 18, whose protein sequence is MPFPPISLHQRISSPGRELFGKKKANGVPPQTELTSKSGREKGGSDKEKQSISWTSANLRNLGRKAQQEKSKSPAQKASAAQETQGKCSWLSVPKPQDSSEGVRRSSSMDSARQLHGKEEGKKEIQFTLSLTPEAILVIQKRTLEKQMMAKQQKCCASADFRHRRVFPSKKAHAGSKGCAPVAKAESAEQDITAIVKISLLNDQYKYDDVEYEEEDGDVDETVVRKCKEWLKGVENAAALGKVDKLSALPHLKGC, encoded by the coding sequence ATGCCTTTTCCGCCCATAAGCCTCCACCAGCGGATCTCCTCTCCTGGCAGGGAACTATTCGGGAAAAAGAAAGCCAACGGAGTGCCTCCTCAGACTGAGCTCACCAGCAAATCCGGCCGAGAGAAAGGGGGGTCCGATAAGGAGAAGCAGTCCATTTCTTGGACATCGGCAAATTTAAGGAACTTGGGGCGAAAAGCCCAGCAAGAGAAGAGTAAAAGCCCAGCTCAGAAGGCGAGTGCCGCCCAGGAGACCCAGGGAAAATGCTCCTGGTTGTCGGTGCCCAAACCTCAGGACTCATCCGAGGGAGTCAGGCGCTCCAGCTCCATGGACTCCGCCAGACAGCTCCATGGCaaagaggaagggaagaagGAGATTCAGTTTACCCTCAGTCTCACCCCTGAAGCCATTCTCGTCATCCAAAAACGGACTCTAGAAAAGCAGATGATGGCAAAGCAACAAAAATGCTGCGCCTCCGCGGACTTTCGGCACAGGCGAGTGTTTCCATCCAAAAAGGCGCACGCCGGGTCCAAGGGGTGCGCTCCTGTTGCCAAAGCGGAGAGCGCCGAGCAGGACATAACCGCCATCGTTAAAATATCTCTTTTGAATGATCAATACAAGTACGACGACGTGGAgtatgaagaggaggatggagacgTGGATGAGACTGTTGTGAGGAAATGTAAAGAGTGGCTCAAAGGGGTCGAAAATGCCGCCGCTTTGGGAAAAGTCGACAAACTTTCTGCACTTCCGCACCTTAAAGGCTGCTGA
- the sft2d1 gene encoding vesicle transport protein SFT2A: MDKLRRVLSGQEENEELGLTAQVLDATSLSYSTRVKWFVICFAGGILCSILGSALLFLPNGIKLFAVFYTLGNVAALASTCFLMGPLKQLKRMFEPTRLIATIVMLLCLVLTLCAVFWWHKKGLAIIFCILQFLAMTWYSISYIPFARDAVMKCFTTCLS; encoded by the exons ATGGACAAGCTTCGTCGTGTGTTAAGCGGCcaagaggaaaatgaagagTTGGGTCTCACTGCACAG GTCCTTGATGCCACCTCTCTCAGCTACAGCACCAGGGTGAAATGGTTCGTCATATGCTTTGCTGGAGGCATCCTGTGTTCAATTCTC GGTTCAGCACTGCTCTTCCTTCCAAACGGAATCAAGCTTTTTGCTGTCTTCTACACACTAGGGAATGTCGCAGCTCTTGCCAG cACCTGCTTCCTCATGGGACCTCTGAAACAACTGAAGCGCATGTTTGAACCAACAAGACTGATAGCCACCATTGTTATGCTG CTCTGCCTCGTCTTAacactgtgtgcagtgttttgg tggCATAAAAAAGGACTGGCTATCATATTCTGCATTCTTCAGTTTTTGGCAATGACATG gtATAGCATCTCTTACATTCCATTTGCCAG ggatGCTGTGATGAAATGCTTCACAACCTGTCTGAGTTAG